In a genomic window of Candidatus Thiothrix sulfatifontis:
- a CDS encoding Maf family nucleotide pyrophosphatase: MTRTLILGSTSPYRRELMQRLHCPFNTAAPDIDETRLDGESAREMVLRLSLQKAQAVAAQHPDALIIGSDQCAVLHEQVIGKPGNHENAMQQLQNSSGQTVAFLTGLCLYDSRDGLYQLDVVPFAVDFRELNDAEIDAYLRKDQPYNCAGSFRSESLGITLFKRMHGDDPSALMGLPLIRLSEMLKQAGVDLLAA; this comes from the coding sequence ATGACGCGAACTTTGATCCTTGGCTCGACCTCCCCCTACCGCCGCGAACTGATGCAACGCCTGCATTGCCCCTTTAACACTGCCGCCCCCGACATCGACGAAACCCGTCTGGACGGTGAAAGTGCGCGTGAGATGGTGTTGCGCTTATCCTTGCAGAAAGCCCAAGCGGTCGCGGCGCAACACCCGGATGCATTGATTATTGGTTCGGATCAGTGTGCGGTTTTACACGAGCAAGTGATCGGCAAACCGGGTAATCATGAGAATGCCATGCAGCAATTACAAAACTCATCGGGGCAAACGGTCGCGTTCCTGACGGGCTTGTGCCTGTATGACAGCCGTGATGGGTTGTATCAGTTGGATGTTGTGCCATTTGCGGTGGATTTTCGTGAATTGAACGATGCTGAAATTGATGCGTACCTGCGCAAAGATCAGCCGTACAACTGTGCAGGGAGTTTCCGTTCGGAAAGTTTGGGAATTACTTTATTTAAGCGTATGCACGGCGACGACCCCAGCGCCTTGATGGGGTTGCCGCTGATTCGTTTGAGTGAAATGCTCAAACAGGCGGGCGTGGATTTACTGGCGGCTTAA
- a CDS encoding DUF177 domain-containing protein — MAVTLDFTRSAGGRPMIKGHIRGNIVLECQRCMQPVTIALDAPVQVALTTFESDERPEQEGLEAWLIEDERLFIQDFVEDEILLALPLVAKHEQCEPLRKLIEALPSDEPVTENEQEDVAASAKKNPFAVLKNWKKPE; from the coding sequence ATGGCCGTCACATTGGACTTCACCCGCAGTGCAGGTGGTCGCCCAATGATCAAAGGGCATATCCGTGGCAATATCGTGTTGGAATGCCAACGTTGTATGCAGCCCGTGACTATTGCCCTTGATGCGCCCGTACAAGTAGCACTGACAACGTTTGAGTCGGATGAACGCCCCGAACAAGAAGGCTTAGAGGCTTGGTTGATCGAGGATGAACGGCTGTTTATACAGGATTTCGTTGAAGATGAAATTCTTCTGGCTCTGCCTTTAGTGGCAAAGCACGAACAGTGTGAACCGTTGCGCAAGTTGATTGAAGCCTTGCCGTCGGATGAGCCTGTTACAGAAAATGAGCAAGAGGATGTTGCGGCGAGCGCCAAAAAAAATCCCTTTGCAGTGTTAAAAAATTGGAAAAAACCGGAGTAA
- the rpmF gene encoding 50S ribosomal protein L32, which translates to MAVGQARMTRSKRGMRRSHDSLKNPTLSVDATSGETHLRHHMTKDGFYRGRQIIKTAVEVDDEA; encoded by the coding sequence ATGGCAGTCGGTCAAGCTCGAATGACTCGTTCAAAACGCGGTATGCGCCGTTCACACGATTCCCTGAAAAACCCTACGTTGTCAGTGGATGCGACTTCAGGTGAAACGCACCTGCGTCATCACATGACGAAAGACGGTTTCTATCGTGGTCGTCAGATCATCAAAACAGCCGTTGAAGTGGATGACGAAGCGTAA
- the plsX gene encoding phosphate acyltransferase PlsX produces MAEQYRIALDAMGGDHGLSVVVPAALNALKQYQDLALILVGDEVQINALLEQHQALSTPNLRIHHASQVVQMDESPAVALKNKKDSSMRVAINLVKAGEANAAVSAGNTGALMATARFVLKTLPGIDRPAICTAIPSMHGHTHMLDLGANVDSEAEHLYQFALMGSELVKAIDNKANPKVGLLNIGQEAIKGNEQVKAANALLQGCPLNYIGYVEGDDIYQSDVDVVVCDGFVGNVALKTSEGLAKMVSAQLKAGYSANLFTKLAALISMPVLKAFRRKFDPRRYNGASLLGLQGIVVKSHGGADSLAFANAIGIARSAVISNVPQRIHKQLESLHTQRQSA; encoded by the coding sequence ATGGCTGAACAGTATCGCATCGCATTGGATGCGATGGGTGGTGATCACGGCTTGTCAGTAGTAGTGCCAGCCGCTCTGAACGCTTTGAAACAATACCAAGATCTTGCGTTGATCTTGGTCGGTGATGAAGTCCAAATCAACGCCTTGCTGGAACAGCATCAAGCGTTATCCACGCCTAATTTGCGCATTCATCACGCCTCGCAAGTGGTGCAAATGGATGAGTCCCCCGCCGTTGCCCTCAAAAACAAAAAAGACTCCTCCATGCGGGTAGCCATTAATCTGGTGAAAGCGGGCGAAGCCAATGCTGCTGTCAGCGCCGGTAACACGGGTGCGCTCATGGCAACGGCACGTTTTGTGCTGAAAACCCTGCCCGGTATTGACCGCCCCGCGATTTGCACCGCGATTCCTTCCATGCACGGGCATACGCACATGCTTGATTTAGGCGCAAATGTGGATTCTGAAGCTGAACATTTATACCAGTTCGCCCTCATGGGATCAGAATTAGTCAAAGCCATTGATAACAAAGCCAACCCTAAGGTCGGTCTGCTCAATATTGGGCAAGAGGCCATTAAGGGAAATGAGCAGGTAAAAGCCGCGAATGCCTTACTACAAGGTTGCCCACTGAATTACATTGGGTATGTGGAAGGCGATGACATTTACCAAAGCGATGTGGATGTGGTGGTCTGTGACGGGTTTGTCGGCAATGTGGCGCTGAAAACCAGTGAGGGCTTGGCGAAAATGGTTTCTGCCCAGCTCAAAGCCGGTTATAGCGCCAATCTGTTTACGAAATTAGCCGCATTAATTTCCATGCCGGTATTGAAAGCATTCCGCCGCAAATTTGACCCTAGGCGCTATAATGGGGCAAGTTTGCTAGGGTTGCAGGGTATTGTGGTCAAAAGCCACGGTGGTGCGGACAGTTTGGCATTTGCTAATGCTATCGGTATTGCACGCAGTGCTGTTATCAGCAATGTCCCACAACGTATTCATAAACAACTAGAAAGTTTGCACACACAGAGGCAGAGCGCATGA
- a CDS encoding ketoacyl-ACP synthase III — MYSRIAGTGSYLPEKILTNHDLEKMVDTTDEWIFERTGIRERHIVDMESASDMAEHAARRALEMAGKRPEDVDLIIVGTSTPDLVFPSTACLLQNNLGIRNGGAAFDVQAACSGFVFALSVADKFVRSGASKCALVVGAEAMSKILDWTDRGTCILFGDGAGAVVLEASDEAGILSTHIHADGAYEHLLSVNAGISRNMEMLRAEGALMQMRGNEVFKVAVNTLGRIVDETLEANGMTKADVNWLVPHQANIRIIQATAKKLDMSMDHVVVTVETHGNTSSASVPLALDTAVRDGRIKRGEIILLEAFGGGFTWGSALIRF; from the coding sequence ATCTATTCTCGTATTGCTGGTACTGGCAGTTATTTGCCTGAAAAAATCCTGACCAATCACGATCTTGAAAAGATGGTGGATACCACTGATGAGTGGATTTTTGAACGTACCGGCATTCGGGAACGTCACATTGTGGATATGGAAAGCGCTTCCGACATGGCAGAACACGCTGCCCGCCGCGCGTTGGAGATGGCAGGCAAACGCCCTGAAGACGTTGATTTGATTATTGTTGGTACGTCCACGCCAGATTTGGTTTTCCCTAGTACCGCGTGCTTATTGCAAAATAATTTGGGCATCCGCAACGGCGGCGCAGCATTTGATGTGCAAGCCGCGTGTTCCGGCTTCGTCTTCGCCTTGAGCGTGGCAGATAAGTTTGTGCGCAGCGGCGCGAGCAAATGCGCTCTGGTGGTGGGTGCAGAAGCGATGTCCAAAATTTTGGATTGGACGGATCGCGGTACTTGTATTTTATTCGGCGATGGTGCGGGTGCGGTGGTGTTAGAAGCCAGTGATGAAGCAGGCATTTTGTCTACCCACATTCATGCGGATGGCGCTTACGAACATTTGTTGAGCGTGAACGCAGGCATTTCAAGGAATATGGAAATGTTGCGGGCTGAAGGTGCCTTGATGCAAATGCGTGGCAACGAAGTTTTCAAGGTAGCCGTCAATACTTTAGGGCGGATTGTGGATGAAACCCTTGAAGCGAATGGCATGACCAAAGCCGATGTGAATTGGTTAGTGCCGCATCAAGCCAATATCCGCATTATTCAAGCCACCGCGAAAAAATTGGATATGTCGATGGATCACGTCGTAGTCACGGTCGAAACGCATGGCAATACGTCCTCCGCCTCCGTGCCGTTGGCATTGGATACCGCCGTGCGTGACGGGCGTATCAAGCGCGGCGAAATCATTTTGCTGGAAGCCTTCGGTGGCGGCTTTACCTGGGGTTCAGCCCTAATCAGGTTCTAA
- a CDS encoding CYTH domain-containing protein, with protein MATEIERKFLLVSDAWRALISRSESFRQGYLSSSKRASVRVRIADDTATLNIKGMTLGIQRPEYEYEIPLPDATELLDQLCERPLIEKTRHFIEFGGKLWEIDEFHGDNAGLIVAEVELDAPDDVIPMPHWAGADVSHLERYYNVRLTQYPYSRWSAEERG; from the coding sequence ATGGCAACAGAAATCGAACGTAAATTTTTGCTGGTATCGGATGCGTGGCGAGCCTTAATCAGCCGCTCCGAATCTTTCCGCCAAGGCTATTTGAGCAGCAGCAAACGTGCCTCTGTGCGGGTACGCATTGCCGATGACACCGCCACGCTCAATATCAAAGGCATGACCTTGGGCATCCAACGCCCGGAATACGAATACGAAATCCCGTTGCCTGACGCGACGGAATTGTTAGATCAGTTGTGCGAACGCCCGCTGATTGAAAAGACCCGCCATTTCATCGAGTTTGGCGGCAAACTGTGGGAAATAGATGAATTCCACGGTGACAACGCAGGCTTAATTGTCGCGGAAGTCGAACTCGATGCACCGGATGATGTAATCCCCATGCCCCACTGGGCAGGTGCAGACGTTTCGCATTTGGAACGCTATTACAACGTCCGTCTTACGCAATATCCCTACAGCCGCTGGTCGGCTGAGGAACGAGGTTAA
- a CDS encoding DEAD/DEAH box helicase, with amino-acid sequence MLFSELGLSEPLLRAISEQGYDTPTPIQAQGIPAVLSGRDIMAAAQTGTGKTAGFTLPMLHLLSANGNAPKSNHIRALVLTPTRELAAQVGESVRDYGKNLPLTSTVVFGGVSANPQMMALRRGLDILVATPGRLLDLYDQNAVKFSQVEMLVLDEADRMLDMGFIRDIRKILALLPKRRQTLMFSATFSDDIVALTKGLLNNPVQISVSPRNAAANTVTQSVFLVDKARKTALLSHLIRENQWEQVLVFSRTKHGANRLAEKLERDGVTAAAIHGNKSQGARTKALADFKQGNIRVLVATDIAARGLDIEQLPHVINFELPNVSEDYVHRIGRTGRAGATGEAISLVEPEEYGFLKGIEKLIKQQLPREPLPTISVAPTRALTAAEIAKDAEADRPRPAQHRPANRRSSSQKSDVRKAAGLPPVKKAEGAAASKPRRRRPNKPKAVA; translated from the coding sequence ATGCTATTTTCTGAACTCGGCTTGTCCGAGCCGCTGTTGCGTGCCATCAGCGAACAGGGTTACGACACCCCCACTCCTATTCAAGCACAAGGTATTCCTGCTGTCCTGTCTGGTCGCGACATTATGGCGGCGGCGCAAACGGGTACGGGTAAAACCGCTGGTTTCACTTTACCGATGCTGCATTTGCTCTCGGCGAACGGCAATGCGCCCAAATCCAACCACATCCGCGCTTTAGTGCTGACCCCGACCCGCGAACTGGCGGCTCAAGTCGGCGAAAGCGTGCGCGATTACGGCAAAAATCTGCCGCTGACCTCTACCGTCGTGTTCGGCGGCGTGAGTGCTAACCCGCAAATGATGGCGTTACGCCGTGGCTTAGACATTCTGGTAGCAACACCGGGGCGTTTGCTGGATTTGTACGACCAAAACGCGGTGAAGTTTTCCCAAGTGGAAATGCTGGTGCTGGACGAAGCGGATCGCATGTTGGACATGGGTTTTATCCGCGACATCCGCAAGATTCTGGCGTTGTTGCCGAAGCGTCGCCAAACCTTGATGTTCTCCGCGACCTTCTCCGATGACATCGTGGCACTGACCAAGGGTTTATTGAATAACCCTGTGCAAATCTCGGTTAGCCCACGCAACGCAGCGGCGAATACCGTGACGCAATCGGTTTTCTTGGTGGATAAAGCGCGTAAAACCGCGTTGTTGAGCCACTTAATCCGTGAAAATCAGTGGGAACAAGTGCTGGTATTCTCGCGTACTAAACACGGCGCAAACCGTTTGGCTGAAAAGCTAGAACGCGATGGCGTAACGGCGGCGGCGATTCACGGCAACAAAAGCCAAGGTGCACGTACCAAAGCGTTGGCTGATTTCAAGCAAGGCAATATTCGCGTGCTGGTAGCGACTGACATCGCCGCTCGTGGCTTGGATATTGAGCAATTGCCACACGTGATCAACTTCGAGTTGCCGAACGTGTCGGAAGATTACGTGCATCGCATTGGGCGTACCGGGCGTGCGGGCGCGACGGGTGAAGCGATTTCTTTGGTTGAGCCGGAAGAATACGGTTTCCTCAAAGGCATCGAAAAGCTCATCAAGCAGCAATTGCCGCGTGAACCGTTGCCGACGATCAGCGTTGCGCCGACGCGGGCGTTGACTGCCGCCGAGATTGCGAAAGATGCGGAGGCGGATCGTCCGCGCCCTGCACAGCATCGCCCAGCAAATCGCCGGAGTAGCTCGCAGAAAAGTGATGTCCGCAAGGCGGCTGGTTTGCCGCCGGTAAAGAAAGCGGAAGGTGCAGCGGCGAGCAAGCCGCGTCGCCGTCGCCCGAATAAGCCGAAAGCGGTCGCGTAA
- the hisC gene encoding histidinol-phosphate transaminase translates to MQTTVDFKTLAVTGVQALQPYQPGKPIEELERELGISNILKLASNENPLGASPKAQAALAAALKSLELYPDGSGYQLKAAIADKFGLHSSQITLGNGSNDVLDIIARVFLDNSRAAVLSEYAFAVYRIVTQAVGAELRIAKAHSPDHHTMPYGHNLPNLAAKIDEKTRVVFIANPNNPTGTWLNREDLYHFMRTVPHDVIVVIDEAYTEYVTDPTFPNALAWLAEFPNLIVTRTFSKIYGLAGVRVGYSASSPVIADTLNRVRQAFNVNSLGLAAAQAALADEDFIQNSVATNTAGLQQWFAACAENAWEYIPTVGNFITINTQRPAAPLYEALLREGVIVRPIGGYGLPQHLRITVGTETQNKRCINALQKVLNA, encoded by the coding sequence ATGCAAACGACTGTTGATTTCAAAACACTGGCGGTAACGGGCGTGCAAGCTTTGCAACCCTATCAGCCCGGTAAACCCATCGAAGAGCTGGAGCGCGAACTGGGGATTAGCAATATCCTCAAACTGGCCTCCAACGAAAATCCACTCGGCGCAAGCCCCAAAGCGCAAGCAGCGCTGGCGGCGGCTCTTAAATCGCTGGAACTTTATCCCGATGGCAGCGGCTACCAGTTAAAGGCGGCGATTGCGGATAAGTTTGGCCTGCACAGTTCACAGATTACTTTAGGTAACGGTTCTAACGACGTGTTGGATATAATTGCACGGGTGTTTTTGGATAATAGCCGTGCTGCGGTACTTTCAGAATATGCGTTTGCGGTCTACCGGATTGTGACGCAAGCGGTGGGCGCAGAATTGCGCATCGCCAAAGCACATTCGCCCGATCATCACACCATGCCTTACGGCCATAATCTGCCGAATCTAGCGGCGAAAATTGATGAGAAAACGCGCGTCGTCTTCATCGCCAATCCTAATAATCCCACGGGGACTTGGTTGAATCGGGAAGATCTGTACCATTTTATGCGCACTGTGCCGCACGACGTCATTGTGGTGATTGACGAAGCTTACACCGAATACGTCACCGACCCGACTTTCCCGAATGCACTGGCGTGGCTGGCAGAATTTCCGAATTTGATTGTGACGCGCACGTTTTCCAAGATTTACGGCTTGGCAGGAGTGCGGGTTGGCTATTCAGCGTCTAGCCCGGTGATTGCGGATACTTTGAATCGGGTGCGTCAGGCTTTTAATGTCAACTCATTGGGATTAGCAGCGGCACAAGCGGCATTGGCTGATGAGGACTTCATTCAGAATAGCGTTGCAACGAATACCGCTGGTTTGCAGCAATGGTTTGCGGCCTGTGCTGAGAATGCTTGGGAATACATACCGACTGTGGGCAATTTTATTACCATTAATACGCAGCGTCCGGCAGCACCGCTGTACGAGGCCTTGTTGCGTGAAGGGGTGATTGTGCGCCCGATTGGGGGTTACGGTTTGCCGCAACATTTGCGCATTACCGTGGGTACTGAAACTCAAAACAAGCGTTGTATCAATGCCTTGCAGAAGGTTCTTAACGCGTGA
- a CDS encoding prephenate dehydrogenase/arogenate dehydrogenase family protein, with protein sequence MIKKLVIFGVGLIGGSLALALRQANACQMIVGCSRNAEHLQKAVELGVIDSFSLDPAEAVRDADMVLLAVPMGAMRHLLQQIKPALPAGAILTDAGSTKGSIVAEVAQVFGADFTRFVPGHPIAGREKSGVEAAIPDLYLNRRVILTPQAHTDADAVAKVEAMWRVTGALLEQMPVELHDQVLAATSHLPHLLAFSLVDTLLRMPQREDILRYAAGGFRDFTRIASSDPVMWRDICLTNKTAILEVIAVFQRNLDEFAALIDAQDAEALQQRMASAKQARDSYIASI encoded by the coding sequence GTGATTAAAAAATTGGTTATCTTCGGCGTCGGGTTGATTGGCGGGTCGCTGGCTTTGGCTTTGCGTCAAGCGAATGCTTGTCAAATGATCGTCGGTTGCAGCCGCAACGCGGAACATTTGCAAAAAGCGGTGGAGCTGGGTGTGATTGACAGCTTCAGCCTTGACCCGGCAGAGGCGGTTCGCGATGCCGACATGGTGTTATTGGCAGTGCCGATGGGCGCAATGCGCCACTTGTTGCAGCAAATCAAACCCGCGTTGCCAGCGGGTGCAATTCTCACCGATGCAGGCAGCACCAAAGGCAGTATTGTGGCGGAAGTGGCGCAAGTGTTCGGCGCAGATTTCACCCGGTTCGTGCCGGGGCATCCGATTGCGGGGCGTGAAAAAAGCGGGGTGGAAGCGGCAATTCCTGATTTGTACCTCAACCGTCGGGTGATTTTGACACCACAGGCGCACACGGATGCGGATGCGGTTGCCAAGGTGGAAGCCATGTGGCGCGTCACGGGGGCATTGTTGGAACAAATGCCGGTGGAATTGCATGATCAGGTCTTGGCAGCGACCAGTCACTTGCCTCATTTGCTGGCATTTTCGTTGGTGGATACGCTGTTGAGGATGCCGCAGCGGGAAGATATTTTGCGTTATGCAGCGGGCGGATTCCGTGATTTTACACGGATTGCGTCGAGTGACCCGGTGATGTGGCGCGACATTTGCCTGACCAACAAAACGGCTATCCTTGAGGTGATTGCCGTTTTTCAGCGTAATTTAGACGAATTTGCTGCGCTGATCGACGCGCAGGATGCTGAAGCACTTCAGCAGCGTATGGCAAGTGCCAAGCAAGCCCGTGACAGTTATATTGCCTCGATTTGA
- a CDS encoding lysophospholipase, giving the protein MMNLLLSSGAMLVLLLVITGLSACTPASIPLKAMQTKPAIVQQPVLRTSDGTELVMTHWPAQGTPKATLLLIHGLNEYAGAFDEMCETLAQKGIEVWAYDQRGFGRSPHRGLWSSAERMAQDAREAVSQLRTANPRQRLYVLGFSMGGAVTLLSAKQGGLDVDGIILAAPAVWTRSTQPFYQRWSHQLAVRLIPGWKPTGASLEIRPTDNKVMLRRIWKSPWMIKGARIDTLNGVVDLMDKAYAAADSLSVPVLLLYGDKDQIIPKKPIERLWQRLSKSGNTRFIRYPQGWHMLGRDLNGDEVITDIVQWMQ; this is encoded by the coding sequence ATGATGAATTTACTGCTCTCCAGCGGCGCGATGCTGGTGCTACTCCTCGTAATCACTGGCTTATCTGCCTGTACGCCCGCCAGCATTCCGCTCAAGGCCATGCAAACAAAACCTGCGATTGTGCAACAACCCGTGTTGCGCACCAGCGATGGTACCGAACTGGTCATGACCCATTGGCCAGCACAAGGCACGCCCAAGGCGACATTATTGCTCATCCACGGGCTAAATGAGTACGCCGGAGCCTTTGACGAAATGTGTGAAACACTGGCACAAAAAGGCATCGAAGTATGGGCATATGACCAGCGTGGCTTCGGGCGTTCACCGCATCGCGGCTTGTGGTCAAGCGCAGAACGCATGGCACAGGATGCCCGCGAAGCCGTTAGCCAGTTGCGCACCGCGAATCCACGCCAACGCTTGTATGTGCTAGGTTTTTCGATGGGCGGTGCAGTCACATTATTGTCAGCAAAACAGGGAGGGCTGGATGTTGACGGTATTATCCTCGCCGCCCCTGCGGTATGGACGCGCTCTACCCAACCATTCTATCAACGTTGGTCACACCAACTGGCAGTGCGGCTGATACCGGGCTGGAAACCGACTGGCGCAAGCCTTGAAATTCGCCCCACTGACAATAAAGTCATGCTGCGCCGCATCTGGAAAAGCCCGTGGATGATCAAAGGCGCCCGCATCGACACGCTGAATGGCGTCGTCGATTTAATGGACAAAGCCTATGCTGCTGCGGATAGCCTTAGCGTGCCAGTTTTGCTACTGTATGGCGATAAAGATCAAATCATTCCCAAAAAACCGATTGAACGCCTGTGGCAACGCCTATCGAAATCCGGCAACACCCGGTTTATCCGTTACCCGCAAGGCTGGCACATGCTAGGGCGGGATTTGAACGGCGACGAAGTAATCACCGACATCGTGCAATGGATGCAATGA
- the aroA gene encoding 3-phosphoshikimate 1-carboxyvinyltransferase yields the protein MSHSSNNLQFNVQPGGSLQGKVRVPGDKSISHRSIMLGSLAEGTTHVSGFLQGEDCLCTLNAFRSMGVSIDGPTDDGKVTIHGVGLHGLTAPAHDLNMGNSGTSMRLMSGLMSGQAFDVRMTGDASLSKRPMKRVTVPLASMGANIEATATGTPPLLVHGGSPLHGIHYDMPVASAQVKSSLLLAGLYAQGETSVTEPAPTRDHTERMLRGFGYAVKTDGNRISLQGGGKLTATDIDVPSDISSAAFFMVGASIAPGSDLTIEHVGMNPTRTGVIDILRLMGANLEILNEREVGGEPVADIRVRAAQLHGIQIPEALVPLAIDEFPVLFIAAAFAEGQTVLTGAEELRVKESDRIQVMADGLLACGVAAQPTPDGIIINPGVFSGGTIDSHGDHRIAMAFAMAALRATQPITINDCANVNTSFPGFVALAANAGVRITTV from the coding sequence GTGAGCCATTCCAGCAACAACCTACAATTCAACGTCCAACCCGGTGGCAGTTTGCAAGGCAAGGTGCGCGTTCCGGGTGATAAATCCATTTCACACCGTTCCATCATGCTCGGTTCACTGGCGGAAGGCACCACCCACGTCAGCGGCTTTCTGCAAGGTGAAGATTGCCTGTGTACCCTGAATGCGTTTCGCAGCATGGGCGTTAGCATCGACGGCCCCACCGATGATGGCAAAGTGACCATCCACGGAGTCGGGCTGCACGGTTTAACAGCGCCCGCGCACGATTTGAATATGGGCAATTCCGGCACATCCATGCGTCTAATGTCCGGCCTGATGAGCGGGCAAGCCTTTGATGTGCGCATGACGGGCGATGCTTCACTGTCCAAACGTCCGATGAAGCGCGTGACCGTGCCGTTAGCCAGCATGGGCGCGAACATTGAAGCGACCGCCACCGGCACGCCGCCATTATTAGTACACGGCGGCAGCCCATTGCATGGGATCCATTACGACATGCCGGTAGCCAGTGCCCAGGTGAAATCATCATTGTTGCTGGCGGGTTTGTATGCGCAAGGCGAAACCTCTGTTACCGAACCCGCACCGACTCGCGATCACACTGAACGCATGTTACGCGGCTTCGGTTATGCCGTGAAAACTGATGGCAATCGCATCAGCTTGCAAGGTGGCGGCAAACTCACCGCCACAGACATCGACGTACCCTCCGATATTTCCTCCGCCGCCTTTTTCATGGTGGGCGCAAGCATTGCCCCCGGTTCTGACCTGACGATCGAGCATGTTGGCATGAATCCGACCCGCACCGGCGTGATCGACATTTTGCGCTTGATGGGTGCAAACCTCGAAATCTTGAACGAGCGCGAAGTTGGCGGCGAACCTGTGGCGGATATTCGGGTGCGTGCGGCACAATTGCACGGTATCCAGATTCCTGAAGCCTTAGTGCCGCTGGCAATCGACGAATTTCCAGTGCTGTTTATTGCGGCAGCGTTTGCCGAAGGGCAGACCGTGCTGACGGGCGCGGAAGAATTGCGCGTCAAAGAAAGCGACCGGATTCAGGTAATGGCGGATGGCTTGCTTGCCTGCGGGGTGGCTGCGCAACCCACGCCTGATGGCATTATCATCAACCCCGGTGTGTTCAGCGGCGGCACGATCGACAGCCACGGCGACCACCGCATTGCAATGGCGTTTGCCATGGCAGCTTTACGCGCTACTCAGCCGATTACCATCAATGATTGCGCCAATGTGAATACCTCGTTCCCCGGCTTTGTGGCACTGGCGGCAAACGCGGGCGTGAGGATCACCACCGTATGA
- the cmk gene encoding (d)CMP kinase, whose translation MNTPIPVITIDGPAGAGKGTIACLLADKLGWHMLDSGAIYRVAAVAALRRQLNLQDETILATIIPTLNIEFKNGEAWLDGDIITSEIRNETCASATSQIAALPAVRAALLELQRQFCQLPGLVADGRDMGTVVFPTATHKFYLTASAEIRAERRLKQLSQQGLSAKLCDLIQEINARDERDSNRPVAPLKPAPDALVIDTSSLDEAEVFATVLHYIA comes from the coding sequence ATGAATACGCCTATTCCCGTGATCACGATTGATGGCCCCGCCGGTGCTGGCAAAGGCACGATCGCGTGTCTGCTGGCGGATAAGCTCGGTTGGCACATGCTTGATAGCGGGGCGATCTACCGGGTGGCAGCGGTGGCGGCCTTGCGTCGCCAGCTAAATTTGCAAGACGAAACCATACTGGCCACGATAATTCCCACCTTGAATATCGAATTCAAAAATGGCGAAGCATGGCTGGACGGTGACATTATCACCAGCGAGATTCGCAATGAAACTTGTGCCAGTGCAACCTCGCAAATCGCAGCGCTGCCTGCGGTACGAGCGGCATTATTGGAGCTGCAACGTCAGTTTTGCCAGCTTCCCGGTTTGGTCGCCGATGGGCGCGATATGGGGACCGTAGTGTTTCCTACCGCCACCCATAAGTTTTATCTCACCGCCAGTGCCGAAATTCGTGCGGAACGTCGCCTGAAACAGTTGAGCCAACAAGGACTTAGTGCTAAACTGTGTGACTTAATTCAAGAGATCAATGCTCGCGATGAACGCGACAGCAATCGTCCGGTAGCTCCTCTAAAACCTGCCCCTGACGCCTTGGTAATTGATACCAGTTCGTTGGATGAAGCAGAAGTATTTGCTACCGTATTGCATTACATCGCTTAA